One Algibacter sp. L3A6 genomic region harbors:
- a CDS encoding polysaccharide biosynthesis protein, protein MNTATQNQIDHLLKTSGLFPEIEKPSRTILEFDFSNETILITGAAGSIGSELAKQISQYQFKKLILIDIAESPLHDLINEPEFDNKTNVNFLILNITQKESLEHLFFTFKPTVIFHAAAYKHVPLMELNPYESIKVNILATQILADLSVINGVKKFIYISTDKAVNPISIMGISKRIAEDYLLSLSSSKSTLFITTRFGNIFGSNGSVVPLFKKRIDNGKPVIITHKAISRYFINKEKACELILQISQNEYGENTLLTFNMGNSIKIIDLVERLALFCNKKQVDLKFSTLRPGEKLHEDLVSENEILSPSKHKYILIVQKKTQSTFPVNYLNRISEIKAFTPNKEVKAILNSYFKN, encoded by the coding sequence ATGAATACAGCAACTCAAAATCAGATTGATCACTTACTAAAAACATCAGGTTTATTTCCTGAAATAGAAAAGCCTTCTAGAACTATTTTAGAGTTTGATTTTTCAAATGAAACCATTCTAATTACTGGTGCTGCTGGTTCTATAGGAAGTGAACTTGCTAAACAAATAAGCCAATATCAATTTAAAAAACTTATTTTAATTGATATTGCTGAATCTCCTTTACACGATTTAATTAACGAGCCAGAATTTGATAACAAAACAAACGTTAATTTCTTAATTTTAAATATTACTCAAAAGGAAAGCCTAGAACATCTTTTTTTTACTTTTAAGCCTACTGTTATTTTTCATGCGGCAGCTTATAAGCATGTACCGTTAATGGAATTAAATCCTTATGAGTCAATAAAAGTGAATATTTTAGCGACTCAAATACTTGCCGATTTATCTGTTATTAATGGCGTTAAAAAATTCATCTACATATCTACGGATAAAGCTGTGAACCCAATAAGTATAATGGGGATTTCTAAGCGTATAGCTGAAGATTATTTGCTTTCATTATCTAGTTCTAAATCTACCTTATTTATAACTACACGATTCGGTAATATATTTGGTTCAAACGGATCTGTAGTGCCGTTGTTCAAAAAGCGTATTGACAATGGAAAACCTGTTATTATAACTCACAAAGCTATTTCTAGATATTTCATCAATAAAGAAAAAGCATGTGAACTTATTTTACAAATTTCTCAAAACGAGTATGGAGAAAATACTTTGTTAACTTTTAATATGGGGAATTCTATAAAAATCATAGATTTGGTAGAACGTCTTGCTTTATTTTGCAATAAAAAGCAAGTAGATTTAAAATTCTCGACATTACGCCCAGGCGAAAAACTTCATGAAGATTTGGTTTCTGAAAATGAAATACTAAGTCCTTCAAAACATAAATATATTTTAATAGTGCAAAAGAAAACCCAAAGCACATTTCCTGTTAACTACTTAAATCGTATTTCAGAAATTAAAGCCTTTACCCCTAATAAAGAAGTAAAAGCTATTTTAAATAGTTACTTTAAAAATTAA
- a CDS encoding sugar transferase, with product MIKRTFDVVFSLFGLIFLLPLLLLLAIIIKIDSKGPVFFVQGRVGQNNCDFNIFKFRTMKIQSQQKGLLTLGNHDSRVTKVGYFLRRYKIDEFPQLINILKGDMSFVGPRPELRYYVNFYSEDDMKIFQVRPGITGLASLKYRNEVELLKAADNPEELFIKTIIPDKLKFNKEYIKNRNFFFDLKLIGLTIIKVIAK from the coding sequence ATGATAAAACGTACTTTCGATGTTGTTTTTTCTTTGTTTGGCTTAATATTTCTATTGCCTCTTCTACTTCTTTTGGCAATTATTATAAAAATAGATTCAAAAGGACCTGTTTTTTTCGTTCAAGGCCGTGTAGGACAAAATAATTGTGATTTTAATATTTTCAAGTTTAGAACCATGAAAATACAATCGCAACAAAAAGGCTTACTAACTTTAGGTAATCACGATTCTCGAGTTACTAAAGTTGGTTATTTTTTGAGACGGTATAAAATAGACGAATTCCCTCAACTTATTAATATTCTAAAAGGCGATATGAGTTTCGTTGGCCCGAGACCTGAACTTAGGTATTATGTTAATTTTTATTCTGAAGATGATATGAAAATTTTTCAGGTGCGTCCCGGAATTACAGGTTTAGCCTCTTTAAAATATAGGAATGAAGTAGAATTATTAAAGGCAGCCGATAACCCTGAAGAATTATTTATAAAAACGATAATTCCTGATAAGCTCAAATTCAATAAAGAATATATAAAAAACCGTAACTTCTTTTTTGATTTAAAACTAATTGGACTCACTATTATAAAAGTAATAGCGAAGTAA